The following are encoded together in the Aggregicoccus sp. 17bor-14 genome:
- a CDS encoding PAS domain-containing sensor histidine kinase, producing the protein MPPLSPAQPLPEREEEASRLVRRWLKGYAAGMVALTAFDLLRVFALGISTAQPLALDALALATGAAALLLLRRGALKAAVGVFGVGLMVVVALSAALFPDLDLVALLLVPPALVAELLPYYRRGARVAFTLSAFVLQVYVALQLVRHVPLGVVLPEERIIFVLLVALGAGMLLAVLPQYSERLRVRLERLHRSEERFRCLAEAGSLLVWRADARGRIRVEPARWSALTGLAAQPGRVRQAIHPEDLPELRRAWLRTVSTRGSVPFRQEFRLRLADGSWRWVHNRAQAVGEAGGGVREWVGVMMDIEDRKAAEGRLRFLVAASARLAEASDGEDLEGRAVELAAEGLAEGACLEVWAEDGAAPPHVRCAGAHPQALASVLRERAGGRGGGAGPPGDAGEPGYLGDLPYLALPLAVGGRGLGVLHLVRGRPAQAFTPDALELAREFAYRVALALDAAQLRERLEASVQLRDEFLQVAAHELRTPLTPLRLHLASWRRHHPELNVEPLERQVRHLNDLVEAMLDLSRVRGGQLVPHLEPVDLAALVRATAARFLQAEVGGRRSPSEVRLQLPERLQAVSDPGRLGQVLRHLLSNAIKYGEARPVHVRLAAEGPDAVLQVQDEGMGIPPERQARIFEAFERAVPVEHFGGLGLGLYLARETVGALGGSIAVQSEPGRGALFTVRLPLAGPPGVEAGTGAAPPAEQPPAGQPEVV; encoded by the coding sequence ATGCCGCCGCTCTCTCCTGCCCAGCCCCTCCCCGAGCGCGAGGAGGAGGCCTCGCGCCTCGTGCGCCGCTGGCTCAAGGGGTACGCGGCGGGCATGGTGGCGCTCACCGCCTTCGACCTGCTGCGCGTCTTCGCGCTGGGCATCTCCACCGCGCAGCCGCTCGCGCTGGACGCGCTCGCGCTCGCGACCGGCGCGGCGGCGCTGCTGCTGCTGCGGCGCGGGGCGCTGAAGGCGGCGGTGGGCGTGTTCGGGGTGGGGCTGATGGTGGTGGTGGCGCTCTCGGCGGCGCTGTTCCCGGACCTGGACCTGGTGGCGCTGCTGCTCGTGCCGCCGGCGCTGGTGGCGGAGCTGCTGCCCTACTACCGGCGCGGCGCGCGCGTGGCCTTCACGCTCAGCGCCTTCGTGCTCCAGGTGTACGTGGCGCTGCAGCTCGTGCGACACGTGCCGCTGGGCGTCGTCCTGCCCGAGGAGCGCATCATCTTCGTGCTGCTGGTGGCGCTGGGCGCGGGGATGCTGCTCGCGGTGCTGCCGCAGTACAGCGAGCGGCTGCGGGTGCGGCTCGAGCGGCTGCACCGCAGCGAGGAGCGCTTCCGCTGCCTCGCGGAGGCGGGCAGCCTGCTGGTGTGGCGCGCGGATGCGCGCGGGCGCATCCGGGTGGAGCCTGCGCGCTGGAGCGCGCTCACGGGGCTCGCGGCGCAGCCGGGGCGGGTGCGCCAGGCCATCCACCCCGAGGACCTGCCCGAGCTGCGCCGCGCGTGGCTGCGCACGGTGAGCACGCGCGGCAGCGTGCCCTTCCGCCAGGAGTTCCGGCTGCGGCTGGCGGACGGCAGCTGGCGCTGGGTGCACAACCGCGCGCAGGCGGTGGGCGAGGCGGGCGGCGGGGTGCGCGAGTGGGTGGGCGTGATGATGGACATCGAGGACCGCAAGGCGGCGGAGGGCCGGCTGCGCTTCCTCGTGGCCGCGAGCGCGCGGCTCGCCGAGGCGAGCGACGGGGAGGACCTCGAAGGGCGCGCGGTGGAGCTCGCGGCGGAGGGGCTCGCGGAGGGGGCCTGCCTCGAGGTGTGGGCGGAGGACGGCGCCGCCCCGCCCCACGTGCGCTGCGCCGGGGCTCACCCGCAGGCGCTCGCGTCGGTGCTGCGCGAGCGCGCGGGCGGCCGCGGCGGGGGCGCTGGGCCACCCGGCGACGCGGGCGAGCCCGGCTACCTCGGGGACCTGCCCTACCTCGCGCTCCCGCTCGCGGTGGGCGGGCGCGGCCTGGGCGTGCTGCACCTGGTGCGGGGGCGGCCCGCGCAGGCCTTCACGCCGGACGCGCTGGAGCTCGCGCGCGAGTTCGCCTACCGCGTGGCGCTCGCGCTGGACGCGGCGCAGCTGCGCGAGCGCCTGGAGGCGAGCGTGCAGCTGCGCGACGAGTTCCTGCAGGTGGCGGCGCACGAGCTGCGCACGCCGCTCACGCCCCTGCGCCTGCACCTGGCGAGCTGGCGGCGCCACCACCCGGAGCTGAACGTGGAGCCCCTGGAGCGGCAGGTGCGCCACCTCAACGACCTGGTGGAGGCGATGCTGGACCTGAGCCGGGTGCGCGGCGGGCAGCTGGTGCCGCACCTGGAGCCGGTGGACCTGGCGGCGCTGGTGCGCGCCACCGCCGCGCGCTTCCTGCAGGCGGAGGTGGGCGGGCGGCGCAGCCCCTCGGAGGTGCGGCTGCAGCTGCCCGAGCGGCTGCAGGCGGTGTCCGACCCCGGGCGGCTCGGGCAGGTGCTGCGCCACCTGCTCTCCAACGCCATCAAGTACGGCGAGGCGCGCCCGGTGCACGTGCGGCTCGCCGCGGAGGGACCGGACGCGGTGCTGCAGGTGCAGGACGAGGGGATGGGCATCCCGCCCGAGCGCCAGGCGCGCATCTTCGAGGCCTTCGAGCGCGCGGTGCCGGTGGAGCACTTCGGCGGGCTGGGGCTGGGGCTGTACCTCGCGCGCGAGACGGTGGGGGCGCTGGGCGGCAGCATCGCGGTGCAGTCGGAGCCGGGCCGCGGCGCGCTCTTCACCGTGCGCCTGCCGCTCGCGGGCCCGCCGGGTGTCGAGGCCGGGACGGGCGCTGCGCCCCCCGCCGAGCAGCCTCCGGCCGGGCAGCCCGAGGTCGTGTAG